In Methylomonas sp. ZR1, one DNA window encodes the following:
- the rplQ gene encoding 50S ribosomal protein L17, with the protein MRHRKSGRQLNKNSSHRKALFSNMACSLFRHELIKTTLPKAKELRVIAEPLITLSKNDSVAKRRQAFSKLRDRDVVTKLFNELGPRYQSRNGGYLRIIKCGFRPGDDAPMAYVELVDRPEPVQTEE; encoded by the coding sequence ATGAGACACCGTAAATCTGGAAGACAGTTAAATAAAAATAGTAGCCACAGAAAAGCGCTATTTAGCAACATGGCTTGCTCTTTGTTTAGACACGAGTTAATCAAGACTACGTTACCAAAAGCAAAAGAGTTGCGCGTGATCGCCGAGCCTTTGATTACATTATCTAAAAACGACTCTGTCGCGAAACGTCGCCAGGCGTTCTCTAAGTTGCGCGATAGAGATGTTGTGACGAAATTATTTAACGAGCTTGGTCCAAGGTATCAATCCAGAAACGGTGGGTATTTGAGGATTATAAAGTGCGGATTCCGGCCTGGTGATGACGCACCTATGGCTTACGTCGAGTTGGTAGATAGA
- the rpoA gene encoding DNA-directed RNA polymerase subunit alpha: MQSSIVGLLKPRLVEVINESANHSRIVIEPLERGFGHSLGNALRRVMLSSIPGCAVTEISIEGVLHEFTTIEGVQEDVIDIILNLKKLAVVVHSKDEVTLTLAKSGVGVVTARDIELPHNVELVNPDLIIANINNQDCSLNIKIKVERGRGYVPASLRKEMNDDAPVGVLMVDAAFSPIVKVAYHVESTRVEQRTNLDRLVIELETNGTVDPEQAIKLAASILHDQLSVFVDFEKVNEQIHEEVAIEEESFDPVLLRPVDDLELTVRSANCLKAENIFYIGDLIQRTEVELLRTPNLGKKSLTEIKDILAIKGLSLGMRLENWPPENLADQSQAGI, translated from the coding sequence ATGCAGAGTTCTATTGTTGGCCTACTTAAGCCTAGACTTGTCGAGGTGATTAACGAATCGGCCAACCACTCGAGAATCGTTATCGAGCCTCTGGAGCGCGGCTTCGGGCATTCTTTAGGCAATGCTTTGAGGCGGGTCATGCTGTCTTCAATTCCAGGTTGCGCAGTTACAGAAATTTCTATCGAAGGCGTGTTGCATGAATTCACCACGATAGAAGGTGTTCAAGAAGATGTCATAGACATCATACTGAACCTTAAGAAACTTGCTGTCGTTGTTCATTCTAAGGATGAAGTGACTCTCACGCTGGCTAAATCGGGTGTTGGTGTCGTAACTGCTCGGGATATTGAACTACCCCATAATGTGGAGTTAGTAAACCCGGATCTGATAATCGCAAATATCAACAATCAAGACTGCTCACTCAACATCAAGATTAAGGTCGAGAGAGGTCGGGGTTATGTTCCTGCCAGTCTGAGGAAAGAGATGAATGACGACGCGCCGGTCGGTGTGTTAATGGTTGATGCGGCATTTAGTCCTATAGTAAAGGTCGCTTATCATGTAGAAAGCACTCGTGTCGAACAACGCACTAATCTGGATAGGCTCGTTATAGAATTGGAGACAAATGGTACGGTTGATCCTGAGCAGGCGATCAAATTAGCCGCTTCGATTCTTCATGACCAGTTATCTGTGTTCGTAGATTTTGAAAAAGTTAACGAACAGATACATGAGGAGGTAGCAATTGAGGAAGAGTCGTTCGATCCAGTCCTGCTACGTCCTGTAGATGATTTGGAGTTGACGGTTCGTTCTGCCAACTGCCTAAAGGCGGAAAACATTTTCTATATCGGTGATCTGATTCAGCGGACCGAAGTGGAGTTGTTGAGGACACCTAATCTGGGTAAGAAGTCGTTAACGGAAATTAAAGATATTCTTGCAATTAAAGGTCTGTCATTGGGTATGCGCTTGGAAAACTGGCCACCTGAAAATCTGGCTGATCAATCGCAAGCTGGAATTTGA
- the rpsD gene encoding 30S ribosomal protein S4, which translates to MARYLGPACKLSRREGTDLFLKSRGKSLESKCKLEQRPGQHGAKRTRNSDYAMQLRAKQRLRRIYGVLEKQFRNYYKAADLQKGATGQNLLDFLESRLDNVVYRMGYAATRAEARQLVSHKAILVNDRLINIPSYQVAAGDVIKVREKAKSQQRIKDSLVVAEQYGFPVWVEVNSKEMSGTFKSVPDRVDLGSDINEQLVVELYSK; encoded by the coding sequence ATGGCAAGATATCTTGGTCCTGCTTGCAAGCTGAGTCGTAGGGAAGGTACTGATTTATTTTTGAAAAGCAGAGGTAAATCTCTAGAAAGCAAATGTAAATTAGAACAAAGACCTGGTCAACATGGCGCTAAGCGTACAAGGAATTCTGATTATGCTATGCAGCTCCGCGCTAAACAGCGCTTGCGCCGCATATACGGGGTTTTGGAAAAGCAATTCCGGAACTATTACAAAGCTGCTGACCTACAAAAAGGCGCTACTGGTCAAAATTTACTTGATTTTTTAGAGTCTCGATTGGATAACGTCGTTTACCGTATGGGGTACGCTGCTACCCGAGCGGAAGCAAGGCAGTTGGTATCTCACAAAGCGATTTTGGTAAACGATAGGTTAATTAATATACCTTCATACCAAGTCGCTGCCGGCGATGTAATTAAGGTTAGAGAAAAAGCTAAGAGCCAACAACGTATTAAAGACTCGCTGGTTGTTGCCGAGCAGTATGGCTTTCCAGTTTGGGTAGAAGTTAATTCCAAAGAGATGAGTGGAACATTCAAGTCTGTGCCTGATCGCGTGGATTTAGGCTCTGACATCAACGAGCAGCTGGTTGTTGAGCTTTATTCTAAGTAA
- the rpsK gene encoding 30S ribosomal protein S11 translates to MATQNRVKKRIKKEVADGIVHVHASFNNTIVTITDRKGNALSWATSGGSGFRGSRKSTPFAAQVAAEKAGAVAQEYGMKNLDVMIKGPGPGRESAVRSLNSMGFKISNIVDVTPIPHNGCRPPKKRRV, encoded by the coding sequence ATGGCAACCCAGAATCGAGTTAAAAAGCGTATTAAGAAAGAAGTAGCGGACGGTATCGTTCATGTCCACGCTTCCTTTAACAATACAATCGTTACTATTACAGACAGAAAAGGTAACGCGTTATCTTGGGCTACATCTGGTGGATCCGGTTTCCGTGGCTCACGCAAAAGCACACCTTTCGCAGCGCAGGTGGCTGCTGAGAAAGCAGGAGCGGTAGCTCAGGAATACGGGATGAAAAATCTGGATGTTATGATTAAGGGCCCCGGCCCTGGTAGGGAATCTGCTGTTCGCTCTTTGAACAGTATGGGGTTCAAAATTTCAAATATCGTGGACGTTACTCCCATACCTCATAATGGTTGTCGTCCACCCAAAAAACGTCGTGTTTAG
- the rpsM gene encoding 30S ribosomal protein S13, whose amino-acid sequence MARIAGINVADHKHAEIALTAIYGIGRQTARNICDEVGVQPTVKIRDLSEDQVESIRKVISAMTVEGDLRREVSMNIKRLMDLGCYRGIRHRRGLPLRGQRTRTNARTRKGPRKSVTK is encoded by the coding sequence ATGGCTCGTATTGCCGGTATAAACGTGGCTGACCATAAGCATGCGGAGATAGCGTTGACTGCTATCTATGGAATTGGCAGACAAACTGCTAGAAATATCTGCGATGAAGTTGGGGTTCAGCCAACCGTCAAGATTCGAGACCTTTCTGAGGATCAAGTTGAATCTATACGTAAGGTTATTTCTGCGATGACTGTAGAAGGTGATCTTCGCAGAGAAGTCTCAATGAATATTAAAAGATTAATGGATCTGGGTTGTTATCGTGGTATCAGGCATCGCCGTGGTTTGCCATTGAGAGGACAAAGAACCAGAACAAATGCTCGGACTCGTAAAGGTCCGCGCAAGTCAGTTACTAAATAA
- the rpmJ gene encoding 50S ribosomal protein L36: MKVRASIKAICKSCKVIKRNGVVRVICKDGRHKQRQG; encoded by the coding sequence GTGAAAGTACGAGCTTCAATAAAAGCCATATGCAAAAGTTGTAAAGTAATTAAAAGAAACGGCGTTGTGCGAGTTATCTGTAAAGATGGCAGACACAAACAGCGTCAAGGCTAA
- the secY gene encoding preprotein translocase subunit SecY, producing MSAKGVDVAAGTFRFGELKSRLLFVLGAFVVYRIGAHIPVPGIDPKALSIMFEQQSGSILNMFNMFSGGALMRLSLFALGIMPYISASIIMQLMTIVIPAMEQLKKEGESGRRKISQYTRYGTVVLAMFQSIGISVALQNQTAGGLAVVIQPGISFVLITTITLVTGTIFLMWLGEQVTERGIGNGISLIIFAGIVSGLPSAIGGTLELARTGEMNGAFIVVLFALSVVVTGVVVFVERGQRRITINYPKRQQGNKVYSGQSSFLPLKLNMAGVIPPIFASSIILFPATIAGWFGNVDGFSWLQDISSVLSPGQPVYVLCYALAIVFFCFFYTALVFNSKETAENLKKSGAYLPGIRPGAHTTSYIDKVMTRLTLIGAVYITLICLLPEFLIVYWNVPFSFGGTSLLIIVVVVMDFISQMQTHLMSQQYEGLMKKANLKKS from the coding sequence GTGAGTGCTAAAGGAGTTGATGTTGCTGCGGGCACATTTCGGTTTGGTGAGCTCAAGTCAAGACTATTGTTTGTTTTAGGCGCATTTGTCGTATACAGAATCGGCGCTCATATCCCTGTTCCGGGGATAGATCCAAAAGCATTGTCAATAATGTTTGAGCAGCAGTCGGGTTCTATATTAAACATGTTTAACATGTTTTCCGGTGGTGCGTTGATGCGTTTGAGTCTGTTTGCGCTGGGTATAATGCCATACATCTCAGCGTCTATCATTATGCAGCTTATGACTATTGTCATACCTGCTATGGAGCAGCTAAAAAAAGAAGGTGAGTCCGGGCGTAGAAAAATTTCTCAGTACACTCGCTATGGCACCGTCGTTTTGGCGATGTTTCAATCGATAGGCATCTCGGTAGCCTTGCAAAACCAAACTGCGGGTGGTCTAGCTGTTGTTATCCAGCCTGGTATCAGTTTCGTTCTTATAACAACGATTACTTTAGTCACCGGTACGATATTCTTAATGTGGCTTGGGGAGCAGGTTACGGAAAGGGGGATAGGCAATGGTATATCGCTAATTATATTTGCCGGTATCGTATCTGGATTGCCTTCCGCAATTGGCGGAACCCTAGAGCTTGCGCGTACTGGTGAAATGAATGGGGCGTTTATTGTTGTGTTGTTCGCTTTATCTGTAGTTGTAACGGGTGTTGTTGTTTTTGTTGAAAGAGGGCAAAGACGGATAACCATTAATTATCCAAAAAGGCAGCAAGGCAACAAGGTCTATTCAGGGCAGAGTTCCTTTTTGCCGCTTAAGTTGAATATGGCAGGCGTTATACCGCCCATTTTTGCATCAAGCATTATTTTATTTCCCGCGACAATAGCAGGATGGTTCGGGAATGTTGATGGCTTTTCTTGGCTTCAGGATATTTCGTCGGTGCTTTCTCCCGGTCAGCCTGTGTACGTTCTATGCTATGCGTTGGCTATTGTGTTCTTTTGTTTCTTTTATACCGCTCTGGTTTTCAATTCAAAGGAAACCGCGGAAAACCTTAAGAAATCAGGCGCTTATTTGCCTGGAATTAGGCCGGGGGCTCACACTACCAGTTATATCGATAAGGTAATGACGCGGCTCACTTTGATAGGCGCTGTTTACATCACATTGATATGTTTGTTGCCTGAGTTTCTGATCGTCTATTGGAATGTGCCCTTTTCTTTTGGTGGCACATCTTTGCTTATCATTGTGGTTGTTGTGATGGACTTTATTTCGCAAATGCAGACGCATTTAATGTCGCAGCAATACGAAGGCTTGATGAAAAAAGCCAATTTGAAAAAATCTTAA
- the rplO gene encoding 50S ribosomal protein L15, protein MYLNTIQSACGARKKAKRVGRGIGSTDGKTCGRGHKGQKARSGGFHKVGFEGGQMPLQRRLPKVGFTSRTKKFTAEVRLAEIDALQADVVDIQLLISENIIPVFSKQVKVVNTGTVTRPLVLKGLGVTAGAKLTIEAAGGKVEA, encoded by the coding sequence ATGTATCTGAACACAATACAATCTGCATGCGGCGCCAGAAAAAAGGCAAAGCGCGTTGGGCGTGGTATAGGATCTACTGATGGTAAAACCTGCGGTAGAGGTCATAAAGGTCAAAAGGCCCGTTCCGGGGGGTTTCATAAAGTGGGCTTTGAGGGTGGTCAGATGCCTTTGCAGCGTAGACTTCCAAAGGTTGGCTTTACGTCCAGAACAAAGAAATTTACTGCCGAGGTTCGTTTGGCTGAAATTGATGCTCTTCAGGCTGATGTTGTAGATATTCAATTACTGATCAGTGAGAACATTATCCCGGTGTTTTCAAAACAAGTTAAAGTAGTGAATACTGGAACAGTTACTCGGCCTTTGGTTTTAAAAGGACTTGGCGTTACGGCTGGTGCAAAGTTAACTATTGAAGCTGCTGGTGGCAAAGTCGAGGCTTAA
- the rpmD gene encoding 50S ribosomal protein L30, with amino-acid sequence MSGKKLSVMMTKSKNGRLKSHQQCLKGLGLSRIRQVVEVIDTPENRGMINKIAYMLKVEEV; translated from the coding sequence ATGAGTGGCAAAAAATTAAGCGTAATGATGACAAAAAGTAAAAATGGTCGCTTAAAGAGTCATCAGCAGTGTTTAAAAGGATTGGGTTTGAGCAGAATCCGGCAGGTGGTTGAGGTTATCGACACGCCTGAGAATCGCGGGATGATCAATAAAATCGCATATATGCTAAAGGTTGAGGAAGTTTAA
- the rpsE gene encoding 30S ribosomal protein S5, with translation MATAPSQGSTDGLQEKLVSVRRVAKVVKGGRVFGFAALTVVGDGDGRVGYGVSKAREVPVAIQKSLEQARKNMRKVALKEGTLQYSIMSNTGAAKVYMQPASEGTGIIAGGAMRAVFEVVGVHNVLAKCIGTSNPINVVRATINGLTAMHDAKKIAAKRGLSVDQITG, from the coding sequence ATGGCAACAGCACCATCTCAAGGTAGTACAGACGGATTACAGGAAAAATTGGTTTCGGTAAGACGTGTTGCAAAAGTAGTTAAAGGCGGTCGAGTTTTTGGTTTTGCTGCGCTTACGGTCGTCGGTGACGGCGACGGGCGTGTTGGTTATGGCGTTTCAAAAGCAAGAGAAGTGCCTGTAGCGATTCAAAAGTCGCTTGAGCAGGCAAGGAAGAACATGCGCAAAGTAGCGTTGAAAGAAGGTACGTTACAATATTCAATTATGTCTAACACTGGTGCGGCTAAGGTTTACATGCAACCGGCTTCAGAAGGTACCGGAATCATTGCCGGCGGTGCTATGCGCGCCGTATTCGAGGTCGTCGGTGTGCATAATGTATTGGCTAAATGTATCGGTACGAGTAACCCGATCAATGTTGTGCGCGCGACAATTAATGGTTTGACCGCAATGCATGACGCTAAGAAAATCGCAGCAAAGCGCGGTTTATCTGTTGATCAAATAACAGGGTAA
- the rplR gene encoding 50S ribosomal protein L18 encodes MMDKKSSRLKRALRLRCKIKKLNVNRLTIHRTSQHIYAQVLSVDGTSTLAAASTLQLDVKAGLNNTSNIKAATEVGRIVAERAIAAGVTEVAFDRSGFKYHGRVKALADAAREAGLKF; translated from the coding sequence GTGATGGATAAGAAGTCATCGAGATTAAAAAGAGCGTTGAGATTACGCTGCAAAATCAAAAAGTTAAATGTAAATAGACTTACCATACATAGAACTTCCCAGCATATTTACGCGCAGGTTCTCAGTGTTGATGGTACATCTACGCTCGCGGCAGCGTCTACATTACAACTTGATGTAAAGGCGGGTTTGAATAACACGAGTAATATTAAAGCCGCCACTGAGGTAGGGCGTATCGTTGCTGAAAGAGCGATTGCGGCTGGTGTAACTGAGGTCGCATTTGACCGCTCTGGTTTTAAATATCATGGCCGCGTAAAGGCGTTAGCCGACGCTGCGCGTGAAGCTGGCTTGAAGTTTTAG
- the rplF gene encoding 50S ribosomal protein L6 → MSRVANAPITLPSGVDVRVDGKQMIVNGKLGRLSFDLCDAVDLEIESNVIRIKWDDSVKGAKAHAGTARASINNMVKGVSEGFVKKMLLVGVGYRAQVKDNLLTLSLGYSNPVEYLIPEGVTVEAPTQTELHVKSSDKQKVGQVASEIRAFRPPEPYKGKGVRIADEYVARKEAKKK, encoded by the coding sequence ATGTCTAGAGTAGCTAATGCGCCTATAACTTTGCCGTCAGGCGTTGATGTAAGAGTCGACGGCAAGCAAATGATAGTTAACGGTAAACTTGGTCGGCTTTCGTTTGATCTGTGTGACGCAGTTGATCTTGAAATCGAATCTAACGTAATCAGAATCAAATGGGACGATAGTGTAAAAGGAGCTAAGGCCCACGCAGGTACAGCTAGGGCGTCAATTAACAATATGGTAAAAGGCGTCTCCGAGGGATTCGTCAAAAAGATGTTGTTGGTTGGGGTCGGCTATAGGGCGCAAGTTAAAGACAATCTTTTAACTCTATCCTTGGGTTATTCAAACCCTGTCGAATATTTAATTCCCGAAGGCGTTACCGTTGAAGCACCAACGCAAACTGAGTTGCATGTGAAGAGCAGTGATAAGCAGAAAGTCGGCCAAGTCGCATCTGAAATCAGAGCTTTTCGCCCGCCCGAGCCTTACAAAGGGAAGGGTGTGAGGATAGCCGACGAATACGTGGCTAGAAAAGAAGCCAAAAAGAAATAG
- the rpsH gene encoding 30S ribosomal protein S8: MSMTDPIADMLTRIRNGQSAGKKSVKIPSSKLKLAIAKVLKEEGYITDFKTEITGCHTEMTVELKYYNGVPVIESVKRVSRPGLRIYKSKDELPKVLGGLGIAIVSTSNGVMTDRAARAIGHGGEVICTVC; this comes from the coding sequence ATGAGTATGACAGATCCAATAGCAGATATGCTAACCAGAATTAGAAATGGTCAATCTGCTGGCAAAAAGAGTGTAAAAATCCCTTCATCGAAGTTAAAGCTGGCTATCGCTAAAGTATTGAAAGAAGAGGGATATATTACTGACTTTAAAACCGAAATTACCGGGTGCCATACAGAAATGACCGTTGAGCTAAAATATTACAACGGGGTTCCTGTTATAGAGAGCGTTAAACGAGTTAGCCGTCCCGGGCTTAGAATATACAAGTCTAAAGACGAGTTGCCGAAAGTGCTAGGTGGTCTAGGCATAGCCATAGTTTCAACCTCTAATGGTGTGATGACTGATCGCGCTGCGCGTGCTATAGGGCACGGCGGCGAAGTCATTTGCACTGTCTGTTAA
- the rpsN gene encoding 30S ribosomal protein S14, with protein sequence MAKKSMIAREVKREGLIKKYQAKRSELKEIIRSPNSSFEEKESAQVQLQKLPRDSSQSRLRNRCNLTGRPHGYYRKFGLSRNKLREATMRGDVPGLSKASW encoded by the coding sequence ATGGCTAAAAAATCAATGATTGCGCGCGAAGTAAAGCGTGAAGGCTTGATAAAAAAATATCAGGCAAAAAGAAGCGAATTAAAAGAAATAATTAGGTCTCCAAATAGCTCCTTTGAAGAGAAAGAGAGCGCTCAAGTTCAACTTCAAAAACTACCTAGAGACTCCAGTCAGTCCAGATTGCGTAATAGATGCAATCTGACAGGGCGTCCTCATGGATACTACAGAAAATTTGGTCTTAGTAGAAATAAATTGAGGGAGGCCACAATGCGTGGCGACGTGCCCGGTTTATCAAAGGCTAGCTGGTAG
- the rplE gene encoding 50S ribosomal protein L5, which yields MARLQNKYKTEIVPALQEQFGYKTIMQVPKLTKITLNMGVGGAIADKKVLQSAVSDMEKISGQKAVITLARKSIAGFKIRDDMPIGCKVTLRADKMYEFLDRLITISIPRIRDFRGMSSKSFDGRGNYSMGIKEQIIFPEIDYDKIDALRGMDICITTTAKTDEEGLALLKLFNFPFKN from the coding sequence ATGGCTAGACTACAAAATAAATATAAAACCGAAATTGTTCCTGCTCTGCAGGAGCAATTTGGCTACAAAACAATAATGCAAGTCCCGAAGCTCACCAAAATAACGCTTAATATGGGCGTTGGCGGGGCTATCGCAGACAAAAAAGTTCTGCAGTCCGCTGTTTCTGATATGGAAAAAATATCAGGACAAAAGGCAGTGATTACATTGGCTAGAAAATCTATTGCTGGGTTTAAGATTCGCGACGACATGCCAATCGGTTGTAAGGTTACGTTACGTGCCGATAAAATGTATGAATTTCTGGACAGGTTAATTACGATCTCAATACCTAGAATACGTGATTTTAGAGGCATGAGTTCTAAGAGCTTCGACGGTCGTGGTAACTATTCTATGGGAATAAAAGAACAAATTATTTTCCCGGAAATAGATTATGACAAGATTGATGCGCTTCGTGGTATGGATATTTGTATCACAACAACGGCTAAAACAGATGAAGAAGGTTTAGCGCTGTTGAAATTATTCAATTTTCCATTTAAAAACTAA
- the rplX gene encoding 50S ribosomal protein L24 has protein sequence MQKIKQGDEVIVIVGKDKGKLGKVSKVLEGHKILVEGINLVKKHQRGNPNLGVSGGIVDKNMPIDISNVALFNPKTKKGDRVGFRILDDGKKVRFFKSTNENVGL, from the coding sequence ATGCAAAAGATTAAGCAAGGCGATGAGGTCATCGTAATAGTCGGAAAAGATAAAGGCAAGCTAGGGAAAGTTAGTAAGGTGCTTGAAGGCCACAAGATATTAGTCGAAGGTATTAACTTAGTTAAGAAGCATCAGCGAGGTAACCCAAATCTCGGTGTTTCTGGCGGTATTGTTGATAAAAACATGCCAATTGACATTTCAAATGTTGCTTTATTTAATCCAAAAACAAAAAAAGGCGACAGAGTGGGTTTTAGAATTCTTGATGATGGGAAAAAAGTCAGATTTTTTAAATCTACGAACGAAAACGTTGGTCTCTAA
- the rplN gene encoding 50S ribosomal protein L14 yields MIQMQTSLDVADNSGAKKVMCIKVLGGSHRRYAGIGDIIKVSVKDAMPRTRVKKGDVYNALVVRTRKGVRRADGSVIRFDGNAAVILNNQLQPIGTRIFGPVTRELRGDKFMKIISLAPEVL; encoded by the coding sequence ATGATTCAGATGCAAACTAGCCTTGACGTCGCCGATAACAGTGGCGCAAAAAAGGTCATGTGTATCAAGGTCCTTGGAGGTTCGCACCGCCGCTACGCTGGTATTGGCGACATCATCAAGGTGAGCGTCAAAGACGCAATGCCGCGCACTAGGGTTAAAAAAGGCGATGTATATAATGCCTTGGTTGTAAGAACTCGTAAAGGTGTTCGTAGGGCCGATGGTTCGGTTATACGCTTTGACGGTAATGCCGCGGTAATTTTAAATAACCAACTACAACCAATTGGTACTCGTATCTTTGGGCCGGTTACTCGTGAATTAAGAGGCGATAAATTCATGAAGATTATCTCTCTAGCGCCAGAAGTATTGTAG
- the rpsQ gene encoding 30S ribosomal protein S17 — protein MSENLDTVRKVTGRVVSNKMDKTASVLVERLVKHPVYGKYIKRSTKLLVHDENNICQEGDVVSITSCRPISKNKAFKLLEVLEAANR, from the coding sequence ATGAGCGAAAATCTAGATACTGTACGTAAAGTAACTGGTCGTGTTGTTAGTAATAAAATGGATAAGACTGCTTCGGTTTTGGTAGAGCGCCTGGTTAAGCACCCTGTGTACGGAAAGTATATAAAGCGATCCACTAAGCTTCTCGTTCACGACGAAAACAATATATGCCAAGAAGGCGATGTGGTTTCTATTACCTCGTGTCGTCCTATTTCTAAGAATAAGGCGTTCAAGCTGTTGGAAGTCTTAGAAGCTGCCAATAGATAA
- the rpmC gene encoding 50S ribosomal protein L29: MKAKDLRSKTKEELNSNLLELSREQFNLRMQKGTGQLSKSSQIKQVRRDIARISTILSEMARV, translated from the coding sequence ATGAAAGCGAAAGATTTAAGAAGCAAAACAAAAGAAGAGTTGAATTCCAATCTTTTGGAGTTGTCTCGCGAACAGTTCAATTTGAGAATGCAAAAGGGAACTGGACAGCTTAGCAAGTCGAGTCAAATTAAGCAGGTGAGGCGAGACATTGCCCGCATTAGTACTATTCTAAGTGAAATGGCAAGAGTATAG
- the rplP gene encoding 50S ribosomal protein L16: MLQPKRTKFRKQHTGRNNGTALRGSSVSFGEYGLKSVSRGRMTARQIEAARRAISRHVKRGGKIWIRIFPDKPITKKPLEVRMGKGKGSVEYWVAQIKPGTMLFEIEGVSEELAREAFELAAAKLPVKTTFSTRTIM, translated from the coding sequence ATGCTTCAGCCAAAAAGAACAAAATTTCGCAAACAACATACCGGTAGAAATAACGGTACGGCATTGCGTGGTTCGTCAGTGAGCTTCGGGGAGTATGGTTTGAAGTCAGTTAGCCGTGGTAGAATGACCGCCCGGCAAATTGAGGCCGCGAGGAGAGCTATTAGTCGTCACGTGAAACGGGGTGGGAAAATTTGGATCAGAATTTTTCCAGATAAACCTATTACGAAAAAACCATTAGAAGTTCGTATGGGTAAAGGTAAAGGTAGTGTAGAATACTGGGTTGCTCAGATCAAACCCGGCACGATGCTGTTTGAAATTGAGGGTGTTTCCGAGGAATTAGCGCGAGAGGCCTTTGAACTGGCCGCTGCTAAGCTGCCGGTGAAAACTACGTTCTCTACACGGACAATAATGTAA
- the rpsC gene encoding 30S ribosomal protein S3 has product MGQKVHPTGIRLGIVKDWTSRWYANSQNYPVFLLQDLKVREYIKQKLAHASVSRVQINRPANNANITVHTARPGIVIGKKGEDIDVLRQSISAMMGVPVQLNVEEIRKPELDAYLVAESIAQQLEKRIMYRRAMKRAVTNTMRLGAEGIKITVAGRLNGAEIARTEWYREGRVPLHTLRADIDYGTAEAKTTYGIIGIKVWIFKGEVFDMDAHAASLNADSKK; this is encoded by the coding sequence ATGGGACAAAAGGTACATCCCACTGGGATTCGTCTCGGGATAGTAAAAGATTGGACTTCGAGATGGTATGCAAATAGCCAGAATTACCCTGTATTTCTATTGCAGGATTTGAAGGTTAGAGAATATATCAAACAAAAGTTAGCTCACGCATCTGTTAGCAGGGTGCAAATAAATCGCCCTGCGAATAATGCCAATATTACTGTGCACACCGCTCGTCCTGGGATTGTGATAGGTAAAAAAGGCGAAGATATCGATGTGTTAAGGCAGAGCATATCCGCGATGATGGGGGTTCCTGTCCAATTAAACGTCGAAGAGATTCGTAAGCCAGAGCTTGATGCGTATTTAGTCGCAGAAAGCATAGCTCAACAGTTAGAAAAGCGGATCATGTACCGCCGAGCGATGAAGCGAGCTGTGACGAACACCATGCGTTTAGGCGCTGAAGGCATAAAAATCACTGTTGCTGGCAGGCTAAATGGAGCTGAAATTGCCAGAACGGAATGGTATCGCGAAGGTCGTGTGCCGCTTCATACGTTGCGGGCTGATATTGATTACGGAACAGCTGAAGCGAAAACCACTTACGGAATTATCGGTATTAAGGTTTGGATATTTAAGGGTGAGGTATTTGATATGGATGCTCATGCAGCATCATTAAACGCCGACTCAAAAAAATAG